The proteins below are encoded in one region of Sphingobacterium sp. R2:
- a CDS encoding DUF3826 domain-containing protein — translation MKRFALLMFLFLSVSMTFSQTEDAYWKTITDRSEKIVAKLALQDQAKQEKAAHIIRDQYYLLNACYTLRDLKIKENTDKSLKEQITQETLQETSNLNQAFVKRLKEVLTEQEVEAVKNGMTYNVYPNTVRAYQDMIPRLTKDEVHMIDSLLYEARDFAMQAESSEKKHAWFGKYKGKINNYLASHGYNLKEEGDKWAARLKK, via the coding sequence ATGAAACGTTTTGCATTACTTATGTTTTTATTTTTAAGTGTATCTATGACATTTAGTCAGACAGAAGACGCTTATTGGAAAACTATTACCGATCGGTCAGAAAAAATTGTCGCAAAATTAGCGTTACAAGATCAGGCCAAACAAGAAAAAGCAGCTCACATTATCCGTGACCAGTATTATCTTTTAAACGCTTGTTATACACTTCGTGATTTAAAAATCAAGGAGAATACCGATAAGAGTCTAAAAGAGCAAATCACGCAGGAGACGCTGCAGGAAACCAGCAATTTAAATCAGGCGTTTGTAAAACGGCTAAAAGAGGTTTTAACAGAGCAGGAAGTTGAGGCGGTTAAAAACGGCATGACCTATAATGTCTATCCAAATACGGTGAGAGCCTACCAGGATATGATTCCGCGGCTTACAAAAGACGAAGTGCATATGATCGACAGTTTGCTGTATGAAGCACGGGATTTTGCAATGCAGGCTGAATCTTCAGAAAAAAAGCACGCTTGGTTCGGTAAATATAAAGGCAAAATCAATAACTATTTAGCGTCCCATGGCTATAACCTAAAGGAAGAAGGCGATAAATGGGCCGCGAGATTAAAAAAATAA
- a CDS encoding glycoside hydrolase N-terminal domain-containing protein yields MRLYLYILLSFFSIWPLGFAFAQTRVWFDHPAKQWEEALPIGNGRLGAMVYGGVEEEELQFNEETLWTDGPRNYNKKGASKYLQNIRELLDRGRQQEAEALAMREFMGLKSESEDPSAWLKEIGRIREQKHGPFAFVFDDSKWPSIAVPHYEGWENQGLEGLDGAVWFRYEFHLSKNQLSELWSLDLNKIRTNDYTYINGKLVGQSVGDDTRRLYQIPKELLKEGRNSIAIQVINLEGKGGVAGYKDTNQSIGLKSSTGKLISLNGAWKYFIQDSNSPKIGSYQASYQPFGSLNLKFDHKRAERYNRVLDLNKGEVRVNYVFKGVQYTRTYFASQPNNFIGVRLQADQKKKVSFRLALKTKHQRAKLDHMMDSSIGMEVWVKNGSMRGTAFVKLKLKGGRVFYEGNYLVVKQADEVQIYLTASTNFRSYRELNDQYAASALDRSKNLWKSDFDKLYQIHQKDYQNLYYRFAIELGDSSQLDTIPTARRLKRAVMLDDPGLLALYVQYARYLQIAASRPGSQPMNLQGIWNSSLEPSWGSKYTTNINLEMNYWPTEALSLSELQQPLFQMIRDLHVAGAETAKEYYAARGWVLHHNTDIWRGTAPINNSNHGIWPTGGAWLVRHLWEHYLYTQDLHFLKEYYPIIKDATLFFKDFLVKDKVTGWLVSSPSNSPENGGLVKGPTMDHQIIRSLFDIFNQSSKILDSDNLLRDSISDMQNQIAPNQIGQYGQLQEWLVDMDDPQNKHRHVSHLWGLFPGNEINLMGTPQLVEAAKRSLVLRGDEGTGWSLAWKINFWARLKDAQHAYHMVKMLLRPADNGGGSYPNLFDAHPPFQIDGNFGGASGIVEMLLQSHTDGIELLPALPSEIGTGKVQGIKARGAFQINMEWKDSQLLGVTVESLSGEDLHLRYQNHEVKIQTKKGKSYAFGRELILKN; encoded by the coding sequence ATGCGTTTGTATCTGTATATTTTATTGTCTTTTTTTTCGATATGGCCCTTGGGCTTCGCTTTTGCACAAACACGTGTGTGGTTTGATCATCCTGCCAAACAATGGGAGGAGGCTTTACCTATTGGCAATGGTCGACTCGGAGCCATGGTTTATGGGGGAGTCGAGGAGGAAGAATTGCAGTTTAATGAGGAGACATTATGGACGGATGGGCCACGAAATTATAATAAAAAAGGCGCATCAAAGTATCTTCAAAACATACGGGAGTTGCTTGATCGGGGGCGACAGCAAGAAGCAGAGGCCTTGGCGATGCGAGAATTTATGGGACTCAAAAGTGAATCGGAAGATCCTAGTGCTTGGTTAAAAGAGATTGGACGCATTCGCGAGCAAAAGCATGGGCCTTTTGCGTTCGTTTTTGATGATAGTAAATGGCCAAGTATAGCGGTGCCGCATTATGAAGGTTGGGAGAATCAGGGGCTGGAGGGTTTGGATGGTGCCGTTTGGTTTCGTTATGAATTTCACCTTTCGAAAAATCAGCTGTCAGAGCTCTGGTCGTTGGATTTAAATAAAATCCGAACTAACGATTACACCTATATTAATGGTAAGCTCGTGGGTCAGTCGGTGGGAGATGATACCAGAAGATTGTATCAAATACCTAAAGAGCTACTGAAAGAAGGGAGGAATAGTATTGCAATTCAGGTAATCAATTTAGAAGGAAAAGGAGGTGTAGCTGGATATAAGGATACAAATCAGTCAATAGGATTAAAAAGTTCCACCGGAAAACTAATCTCCCTAAATGGAGCGTGGAAATACTTTATTCAAGATTCAAACAGTCCCAAAATAGGCAGTTATCAGGCATCCTATCAGCCTTTTGGTTCATTAAATTTAAAATTCGATCACAAACGGGCCGAACGCTATAATCGCGTGCTTGATTTGAATAAAGGAGAAGTCCGGGTTAATTATGTTTTCAAGGGAGTACAATACACAAGAACCTATTTTGCGAGCCAGCCTAACAATTTTATCGGTGTACGACTGCAGGCTGATCAGAAGAAAAAAGTTAGTTTTAGACTTGCTCTAAAGACCAAACACCAGCGTGCCAAACTTGATCACATGATGGACTCATCCATCGGCATGGAAGTATGGGTCAAAAATGGTTCGATGCGAGGGACAGCCTTTGTCAAGCTCAAATTGAAAGGTGGTCGGGTATTTTATGAGGGTAATTATCTTGTTGTAAAACAGGCCGATGAGGTCCAGATTTATCTAACTGCATCAACCAATTTTAGATCTTATCGAGAACTGAACGACCAGTATGCTGCTAGTGCATTAGATAGATCCAAAAATTTATGGAAGTCGGACTTTGATAAATTGTATCAAATTCATCAAAAAGATTACCAGAATTTGTACTATCGTTTTGCAATAGAACTTGGCGATAGTAGCCAGCTCGATACTATTCCAACAGCTAGAAGATTAAAAAGGGCGGTAATGCTGGATGATCCTGGACTGCTCGCGCTTTATGTGCAATACGCCCGCTATCTTCAAATTGCTGCTTCTCGACCAGGTAGCCAACCTATGAATCTTCAGGGCATTTGGAATTCATCCTTAGAGCCATCATGGGGGAGCAAATATACAACCAACATCAATCTGGAGATGAACTACTGGCCGACGGAAGCATTGAGTCTTTCTGAGCTGCAGCAACCCTTATTTCAGATGATTCGAGACCTTCACGTAGCGGGTGCAGAAACGGCCAAAGAATATTACGCCGCTCGGGGGTGGGTTTTACATCATAATACAGACATATGGCGGGGTACAGCTCCCATTAATAATTCCAACCATGGTATATGGCCCACAGGTGGAGCTTGGTTGGTGCGACATCTTTGGGAACATTATCTTTACACACAAGATTTACACTTTTTAAAAGAATATTATCCAATTATTAAGGATGCTACCTTATTTTTTAAGGATTTTCTTGTCAAGGACAAAGTAACGGGATGGTTGGTCAGCTCGCCTTCAAACTCACCCGAGAATGGAGGGTTGGTCAAGGGGCCTACTATGGATCATCAGATTATTCGCTCCTTATTTGATATTTTCAACCAAAGCTCCAAGATACTGGATAGCGATAATCTTTTACGGGATTCGATTAGCGACATGCAGAATCAGATTGCACCTAACCAAATCGGGCAATATGGACAACTGCAGGAGTGGTTGGTAGATATGGACGATCCGCAGAATAAACATCGACATGTATCCCATTTGTGGGGTTTATTCCCAGGAAATGAAATCAATCTGATGGGTACACCACAGCTGGTTGAAGCTGCAAAGCGCTCGTTGGTGTTACGGGGAGATGAAGGGACAGGTTGGAGCTTAGCATGGAAAATTAATTTTTGGGCGAGATTAAAAGACGCTCAGCATGCTTATCACATGGTAAAAATGCTATTGCGGCCGGCGGATAATGGAGGTGGTTCTTATCCAAACCTATTTGATGCCCATCCACCGTTTCAAATCGATGGGAATTTCGGTGGGGCATCGGGAATTGTGGAGATGTTGCTTCAGAGCCACACGGATGGAATTGAGCTATTACCGGCATTACCGTCGGAAATCGGAACAGGAAAAGTCCAAGGAATTAAAGCGCGAGGGGCATTTCAGATCAATATGGAGTGGAAAGACAGTCAGTTGTTAGGGGTTACCGTTGAATCGCTTTCAGGAGAAGACCTCCATTTGCGTTATCAGAACCATGAAGTAAAGATTCAAACAAAGAAAGGCAAATCTTATGCTTTTGGTAGGGAATTGATTTTAAAGAACTAA
- a CDS encoding malectin domain-containing carbohydrate-binding protein: MFGLFSFGQNVRKKVTLDADWMTIMDQKDSARYNGFHQASFKTDDNWRKVDVPHNWDSYEGYRRLLHGNLHGYSWYRKNFSLKQQRKKNRFYLFFEGVGSYATVWLNGVRVGYHAGGRTTFTLDVTDAIKLDGSPNLLAVRADHPAHIMDLPWVDGGCSTERGFSEGSQPMGVFRPVSLLIKNEVSITPFGEHYWNDETADHRKAIVHQVVEVSNKSQRNKDVEIVTEVLDQKGISILQSTSKDQIKVNTTKEIRLKDLVLANPQLWSVDSPYLYRIKMQIKIGRKIVDEIETPYGIRSVRWSKGLKPSGDPRLLVNGKPIFINGIAEYEHKLGQSHAFDKEEIDARIRQIRTLGFNSFRDAHQPHNLRYQHAWDRHGILLWTQLAAHIWFDTPAFRENFKKLLTEWVRERRNSPSVILWGLENESTLPEDFARECTALIRKLDPTASIQRLVTTCNGGSGTDWDVPQNWTGTYGGDQKTYGDDLKKQQLVGEYGAWRSLGMHAEPPYLPNENNYNEERFADILQTKVRLAESVKDSAVGHYLWLWNSHDNPGRIQGGEGNREIDRIGPVNYKGLLTPWGEPTDAYYMYLSHYGKKEQPMVYIAMHSWPNRWLTPGIKDNIRIFSNCDEVELFNDLGSLSLGKKQHPGFGQHIEFDGVKVNYNVLYAEGRNAGKVVSRDTIILQNFPESPHFAALQQQSKILKPDQGYHYIYRVNCGGDTYIDEYGGYWQADQPYRPMLAWGSRSWADNFDGMSTNFASQRTIFDPIKGTKDWPLFQTFRYGLDNLGYQFDLPNGDYFVELYFAEPWYGKFSLGKGDRVFDIAINGQVVEHQFDIYKNAGFQQALKKAILLKS, from the coding sequence GTGTTTGGGCTATTTTCTTTTGGTCAGAACGTTCGTAAAAAAGTAACATTGGATGCTGACTGGATGACGATAATGGATCAAAAAGATTCCGCGAGATATAATGGATTTCACCAAGCTTCTTTTAAGACAGACGATAACTGGCGGAAAGTCGATGTTCCTCATAATTGGGATAGCTACGAAGGTTATCGTAGATTGTTACATGGCAATTTACATGGTTACTCCTGGTATCGGAAAAATTTCTCGCTCAAACAGCAAAGAAAAAAGAATAGGTTCTATTTATTCTTCGAGGGAGTAGGTTCCTATGCTACAGTTTGGTTAAATGGTGTTCGGGTAGGATATCACGCGGGTGGAAGAACCACATTTACATTGGATGTTACTGATGCGATTAAGTTGGACGGGAGTCCTAATTTGCTAGCTGTTCGGGCAGACCATCCAGCTCATATCATGGATCTTCCTTGGGTGGATGGCGGATGTTCTACTGAGCGTGGATTTTCAGAAGGATCACAGCCTATGGGAGTTTTTCGACCTGTGAGTTTGTTAATTAAAAATGAAGTCTCTATTACGCCTTTTGGCGAGCATTACTGGAACGATGAGACTGCCGATCATCGAAAAGCGATCGTACATCAAGTTGTAGAAGTGAGTAATAAAAGTCAGAGAAATAAAGATGTGGAGATTGTAACCGAAGTGTTGGATCAAAAAGGGATATCAATTCTTCAATCTACATCGAAAGATCAGATAAAAGTAAACACAACAAAGGAAATTCGGCTGAAAGATCTGGTTTTGGCCAATCCACAATTATGGTCTGTGGATTCACCCTACCTATATCGCATAAAAATGCAGATCAAGATAGGTCGGAAGATCGTCGACGAAATAGAAACACCTTACGGAATTCGGTCTGTTCGCTGGTCAAAAGGTTTAAAGCCCTCTGGCGACCCACGTCTCTTGGTTAATGGAAAGCCTATATTTATTAATGGCATTGCGGAGTATGAACATAAATTGGGGCAATCACATGCCTTTGATAAAGAGGAGATTGATGCCCGGATTAGACAAATTAGAACGCTCGGATTCAATTCATTTCGTGATGCACATCAACCCCATAACCTGCGCTATCAACACGCATGGGATCGTCATGGTATTTTATTGTGGACACAGCTTGCCGCCCATATCTGGTTTGACACACCGGCATTTCGAGAAAATTTCAAAAAATTGTTAACAGAATGGGTGCGAGAACGTAGAAATAGCCCTTCAGTAATTTTGTGGGGCCTTGAAAATGAGAGCACACTACCGGAAGATTTTGCACGTGAATGTACTGCGTTGATTCGCAAATTAGATCCAACAGCATCTATACAACGTTTAGTAACCACATGTAATGGCGGTAGTGGGACTGATTGGGACGTACCGCAAAATTGGACGGGTACTTATGGGGGAGATCAAAAAACCTATGGCGACGATCTAAAAAAGCAACAGCTCGTGGGTGAATATGGTGCTTGGCGCAGTCTGGGTATGCATGCCGAACCTCCCTATCTACCCAACGAAAATAATTACAATGAAGAACGTTTTGCTGATATTTTACAGACCAAGGTACGTTTGGCAGAGTCGGTGAAAGATAGCGCTGTAGGCCATTATCTATGGCTTTGGAACTCACATGATAATCCTGGCCGTATCCAGGGGGGAGAGGGAAATCGTGAGATTGATCGGATTGGACCGGTTAATTATAAAGGGTTGTTGACACCCTGGGGGGAACCCACAGATGCTTATTATATGTATTTATCGCATTATGGTAAGAAAGAGCAGCCTATGGTGTACATCGCCATGCATTCTTGGCCGAATCGTTGGTTGACCCCTGGGATAAAAGATAATATTCGTATTTTTTCGAATTGTGATGAAGTAGAACTTTTCAACGATCTCGGTTCGTTATCGCTTGGAAAAAAGCAACATCCAGGGTTTGGACAGCATATTGAATTTGATGGCGTCAAGGTAAATTACAATGTACTTTATGCTGAAGGACGAAATGCTGGAAAAGTGGTTTCCCGTGATACCATTATATTACAAAACTTTCCTGAAAGTCCACATTTTGCTGCCTTGCAGCAGCAATCCAAGATTTTAAAACCAGATCAGGGATATCATTATATCTATCGCGTGAATTGTGGCGGAGATACTTATATCGATGAATATGGGGGATACTGGCAGGCTGACCAGCCTTATAGGCCCATGCTCGCCTGGGGAAGTAGGTCTTGGGCGGACAATTTCGATGGGATGAGCACGAATTTTGCCAGTCAACGAACAATTTTTGATCCTATCAAAGGAACAAAGGACTGGCCTCTTTTTCAGACATTCCGCTACGGGCTTGATAACTTGGGGTATCAATTTGACTTACCGAATGGAGATTATTTCGTCGAACTGTATTTTGCCGAACCCTGGTACGGGAAGTTTTCATTGGGAAAAGGCGATCGTGTTTTTGATATTGCCATTAATGGTCAAGTTGTGGAACATCAGTTTGATATTTATAAAAATGCTGGGTTCCAGCAGGCCTTAAAAAAAGCTATCCTATTAAAGTCATGA